The Salvia splendens isolate huo1 chromosome 21, SspV2, whole genome shotgun sequence genome includes a window with the following:
- the LOC121785108 gene encoding protein phosphatase 2C 50-like, translating to MEGRRGAVSVPFSLGNCTLDYPKSMEEEAATDAEMKSLGNSVDGDNDDCSFGDSGSDVSFSVALGSGEVRSEGSSSLVATTSEDESFWLARDVVVRDSEEDGLSSLEGDAMPDSSCSLSVVSDASSLCGDDFLAFEANFLEVERELASRILVSRNPSGDDAVLGDSPSVSAEGAADVAVSKASKADVRLEKGPSGRGGRSIFEVDCVPLWGLTSVCGRRPEMEDAVAALPRLLKIPIRLLTSEDGGGMTTCLSHLTGHFFGVYDGHGGSQVANYCRDRLHLALNEELDVMINNLDDNASCEEKWRRAFTRCFLKVDDEVGGKASLEPLAPETVGSTAIVALVCSSHIIVANSGDSRAVLYRGKEAMALSVDHKPNREDEYARIEASGGKVIQWNGHRVFGVLAMSRSIGDRYLKPWIIPDPEVMFVPRTKEDDCLVLASDGLWDVMTNDEACDLARKRILLWHKHNSASLPLERGEAIDPAAQAAAEYLSNRAMQKGSKDNISVIVVDLKTQRKIKNKT from the exons ATGGAGGGGAGGCGTGGGGCGGTCTCGGTGCCATTTAGTTTAGGTAATTGCACTCTTGACTACCCGAAGAGTATGGAGGAAGAGGCGGCTACGGATGCTGAGATGAAGAGTTTGGGCAACTCTGTGGATGGTGACAATGATGATTGCAGCTTTGGTGACTCGGGGAGTGATGTTAGTTTCTCGGTGGCGTTGGGGTCGGGGGAGGTGAGGAGCGAGGGGTCTTCGTCTCTGGTGGCTACGACGTCTGAGGACGAGAGCTTCTGGCTGGCTCGGGATGTTGTGGTCCGCGACAGTGAGGAGGATGGGTTGTCTTCGTTGGAGGGTGATGCGATGCCTGATAGCTCCTGCTCGTTGTCGGTGGTGAGTGATGCTAGCAGTCTGTGTGGGGACGATTTCTTGGCGTTTGAGGCCAACTTCTTGGAGGTTGAGAGGGAACTTGCTTCGAGAATACTTGTTTCGAGAAATCCGAGTGGTGATGATGCAGTTTTAGGCGATTCTCCATCTGTATCCGCGGAAGGGGCTGCTGATGTTGCCGTCTCTAAAGCGTCCAAGGCTGATGTTCGGTTGGAGAAAGGGCCGAGCGGGAGGGGAGGCCGGAGTATCTTTGAAGTGGATTGTGTGCCTCTTTGGGGTCTCACCTCTGTTTGTGGTAGGCGACCGGAGATGGAAGATGCAGTCGCAGCTCTGCCTCGTTTGCTGAAAATCCCGATCCGGTTGCTGACCAGTGAGGATGGAGGAGGGATGACGACGTGCTTGAGCCATCTGACGGGCCACTTCTTTGGAGTGTACGACGGTCATGGAGGCTCTCAG GTAGCTAACTACTGCCGTGATCGTCTGCATCTTGCTTTGAATGAAGAGTTGGATGTGATGATAAACAACCTTGATGATAATGCTAGCTGTGAAGAGAAGTGGAGGAGAGCTTTCACTAGATGTTTTCTCAaggtcgacgatgaggtcggAGGGAAGGCCAGCCTCGAGCCCCTCGCACCCGAGACCGTGGGGTCCACGGCCATCGTTGCACTAGTGTGCTCTTCTCATATAATAGTGGCCAACTCTGGCGACTCGAGGGCCGTGCTCTACCGTGGCAAAGAAGCCATGGCCCTTTCCGTCGACCACAAA CCTAATCGGGAAGACGAGTACGCACGCATCGAAGCATCGGGAGGGAAGGTCATACAATGGAACGGCCATCGCGTCTTTGGTGTCCTTGCAATGTCGAGGTCTATTG GAGACCGGTATCTGAAGCCCTGGATCATCCCCGATCCCGAAGTGATGTTCGTTCCACGGACGAAGGAGGATGACTGCCTCGTCCTGGCCAGCGACGGCCTTTGGGATGTCATGACAAACGACGAGGCATGTGATCTAGCGCGTAAAAGGATACTACTGTGGCACAAGCACAACAGCGCCTCCCTCCCGTTGGAACGGGGCGAGGCGATCGACCCCGCGGCTCAGGCGGCCGCAGAGTACCTCTCGAACCGGGCGATGCAGAAGGGCAGCAAGGACAACATCTCCGTTATTGTAGTAGACTTGAAGAC